From a single Fulvivirga ulvae genomic region:
- a CDS encoding SDR family oxidoreductase encodes MKILITGSNGLLGQKLVKLMSAKADIEVIATARNSDRLPVNYGSYEFHPLDITDEAAVLDVMNQYKPDAVINTAAMTNVDQCESEKEGCIDLNVNAVKYLIKACEATGSHLVHCSTDFIFDGTHGPLDENEKPNPVNFYGESKLEAETLVINSNISWAIARTVLVYGIANDMSRSNIILWVKNSLENGKEINVVDDQWRTPTLAEDLANGCYLIAKKKAKGIYNISGKDMLTPYDMAIKTADFFKLNKSLIHKTDGSKFKQPAKRPPKTGFIIEKARKDLGYEPHSFEEGLKVLSEQMQVA; translated from the coding sequence ATGAAGATACTCATAACAGGCTCTAACGGCTTATTAGGTCAAAAGCTGGTCAAACTAATGTCTGCTAAAGCAGACATAGAAGTAATCGCTACTGCACGGAATAGTGACCGGCTTCCTGTAAACTATGGCAGCTACGAGTTCCATCCTCTTGATATTACCGATGAAGCGGCTGTTTTGGATGTAATGAATCAGTACAAGCCTGATGCCGTCATTAATACTGCTGCCATGACTAATGTGGATCAATGCGAAAGCGAAAAAGAAGGTTGTATTGATCTGAATGTTAATGCCGTAAAATACCTGATCAAGGCCTGTGAGGCAACAGGATCTCACCTTGTGCATTGCTCTACCGATTTTATTTTTGATGGTACTCATGGACCGTTGGATGAAAACGAAAAGCCTAATCCGGTTAACTTTTATGGAGAGAGCAAGCTGGAGGCTGAAACCCTGGTGATCAACAGCAACATTTCCTGGGCCATCGCCAGAACAGTACTGGTATATGGCATTGCCAATGACATGAGCCGCTCTAACATCATATTGTGGGTGAAGAACAGCCTGGAAAATGGCAAAGAAATTAATGTGGTTGATGACCAGTGGCGCACTCCTACCCTTGCCGAAGACCTTGCAAATGGCTGTTACCTGATCGCCAAAAAGAAAGCCAAAGGCATCTACAACATCAGCGGCAAGGATATGTTAACACCTTATGACATGGCCATCAAAACGGCCGACTTCTTTAAGCTGAACAAAAGTCTGATCCACAAAACAGATGGATCAAAATTCAAACAACCGGCTAAGAGGCCTCCTAAAACTGGTTTTATCATTGAAAAAGCCCGCAAAGACCTCGGCTATGAGCCACATTCTTTTGAAGAAGGGTTGAAGGTGCTGAGTGAGCAAATGCAAGTAGCATAG
- a CDS encoding alpha/beta hydrolase, whose translation MAAFLSQEKLIFHPEKLPEDFRFDLREGAEEIFLNTSDNEKVNALFFPGSKNEVVLYFHGNAGSLAGWQQVSDDFTDKGYGLLIIDYRGYGKSSGEITEKGLYLDAEAAYQFLTETKKFSPHNIVIYGRSIGSGIATELASRHQTKGLVLESPFSSLKKLANQKMPFLFPSLFLQFHFDNINKLDSISCPILLIHGDDDTLIPVSHARNLYQAYSGKKKLVIIPQGTHNDLSLFDQYHETLNFTHEFFSSTGE comes from the coding sequence ATGGCTGCATTTTTATCTCAGGAAAAACTGATATTTCACCCGGAAAAACTACCCGAAGATTTTCGGTTTGATCTCAGAGAGGGTGCAGAAGAAATTTTTCTCAATACTTCAGACAATGAAAAGGTTAATGCCTTATTTTTCCCGGGTTCAAAAAATGAAGTAGTCCTGTATTTCCACGGCAATGCCGGGAGCCTGGCAGGGTGGCAACAGGTATCGGATGATTTTACGGATAAGGGCTATGGCCTCTTAATTATTGATTATCGAGGTTATGGAAAGAGCTCCGGAGAAATTACAGAAAAGGGTTTATACCTTGATGCAGAAGCCGCATACCAATTTTTAACAGAGACCAAAAAGTTTTCACCTCACAACATCGTTATTTACGGACGCTCTATTGGCAGCGGCATTGCCACTGAATTGGCCAGCCGGCATCAAACGAAAGGGTTGGTGTTGGAATCTCCTTTTTCAAGCCTGAAAAAACTTGCCAATCAAAAGATGCCGTTCCTTTTTCCTTCACTGTTTCTTCAATTTCATTTTGACAACATCAACAAACTAGATTCCATCAGTTGCCCGATACTACTGATCCACGGTGATGATGATACGCTAATCCCTGTATCTCATGCCCGTAACCTATACCAGGCTTATTCAGGAAAAAAGAAACTGGTAATTATTCCACAAGGTACACACAATGACCTTAGCTTGTTTGACCAGTATCACGAGACATTAAACTTCACTCACGAATTCTTTTCCTCAACAGGAGAATAA
- a CDS encoding PadR family transcriptional regulator, which yields MKETRLGEFEEVLLLLVGILGEDAYAFKIAEEFKSQTHRAASIGAVHSTLNRLSEKGFLTSEMGSSSPERGGRRKRIYTITAIGKRVLEEARDFKVSLWEQYPGFANG from the coding sequence ATGAAAGAGACACGTTTAGGGGAATTTGAAGAAGTCCTGCTCCTTCTGGTAGGTATTTTGGGCGAAGATGCTTATGCATTTAAAATTGCGGAAGAGTTTAAAAGCCAGACTCATAGAGCAGCATCCATAGGTGCAGTACATTCAACGCTCAACCGCCTTTCCGAAAAGGGCTTTTTAACCTCTGAGATGGGTAGCTCCTCACCTGAAAGAGGTGGGCGCAGAAAGCGTATCTATACGATAACAGCAATAGGCAAAAGGGTGCTTGAAGAAGCCCGTGATTTTAAAGTATCTCTCTGGGAACAATATCCCGGCTTTGCTAATGGATAA
- a CDS encoding ABC transporter permease: MDNNNSHTPPRLAEAFLLRFLKEELGEEVLGDLEEKFHNTVAHRSVLRARINYWYQAFQYLRPFAVRNYRSNSKFNIMYQHNFKTSLRNILKNKGYSLINLSGLVVSMTVVILIGLWVYDELSFNNYHIHKENIAQVMIEHHNPGEDIHMGTVLPPALGSLLRDSYSEHFEQVAMMRSRPEERIFTTSKGHFAESGYFMQPAGAMMFGLKMLQGDINGLKDINAILLSETTAQKLFGDSDPLNQIITMDGNIELTVTGVYEDLPHNSTFHDASYFAPLDLYISGWSSLDVWDNYFIHTYVKLKQHANHQKASDLIKDLILQHTEGHSKRYLFLNPMDKWHLHSEFENGQPVISQRLQFIWLFGATAIFILALACINFMNLSTAASEKRAKEIGIRKSLGSQRLQLMSLFLIEAFLLSFLSFLIATAIAVLVLPWFNNIASKEIAFPSTNLWFWFIGFTISLITGMLSGSYPAFYLSALNPVKSLKGGFSSGKKGALLRKTLVIFQFTISILLVSGTFVVYQQVQHAKNRPTGYSKANLLVIPKRSGEIYGKYETLSNALKKSGAVMEVGEANYPITNTLGNNNGFDWEGKAPSFDPSFNTILVNYDYGKTIGWEVSEGRDFDKNLTTDVSRSVIITESTKKLMGLENAVGSEIHFSKDYFGSNKFTIVGVVRDMIKGDPFQAPRPAIMFLSNNELPYMFVRLNPDLTVAEALTRLESVIKDIVPSAPFNYSFVDMEYNAKFRAEERAGQLVSIFAVLAIFISCLGMFGLVSFITEKRTKEIGIRKVLGAPIVSLWRMLSLNFIYPVVVACLIATPIAYYLLNNWLHAYDYKIEMSWWVFGLAGLAAITVTMVTVSYRTIKAALLNPVKNLQSE, encoded by the coding sequence ATGGATAATAACAACAGCCATACTCCACCCCGGTTAGCTGAGGCTTTTTTGCTCCGGTTCCTGAAAGAGGAGCTGGGTGAAGAGGTGCTGGGCGACCTGGAGGAGAAATTTCACAACACCGTAGCACACAGGTCAGTGTTGCGCGCCAGGATCAACTACTGGTACCAGGCATTTCAGTATCTGAGGCCGTTTGCCGTCAGAAATTACAGGTCAAACTCAAAATTCAACATTATGTATCAACACAACTTTAAAACCAGCCTGCGGAACATATTAAAGAACAAGGGCTATTCATTAATCAATCTTAGCGGTCTTGTGGTAAGTATGACCGTTGTTATTCTCATTGGCCTTTGGGTCTATGATGAGCTTTCTTTCAACAATTATCACATCCATAAGGAAAATATTGCCCAGGTAATGATCGAACATCACAATCCGGGTGAAGATATCCATATGGGCACAGTTCTCCCTCCCGCTTTGGGTTCTCTTTTGAGGGATAGTTACTCAGAGCATTTTGAGCAGGTGGCCATGATGCGGTCACGCCCGGAAGAGAGGATATTTACCACAAGCAAAGGCCATTTTGCCGAGTCGGGTTACTTCATGCAACCTGCTGGTGCCATGATGTTCGGTCTTAAAATGCTACAGGGAGACATCAACGGACTGAAAGATATAAACGCTATTCTGTTATCTGAAACTACCGCACAAAAACTATTTGGTGATAGCGACCCTTTAAACCAGATAATAACGATGGATGGCAATATTGAACTGACAGTAACAGGTGTTTATGAAGATCTTCCCCATAACTCAACCTTTCATGATGCTTCCTACTTTGCCCCGCTCGATCTATATATCAGTGGGTGGTCCAGCCTTGATGTTTGGGACAATTACTTCATACATACTTATGTGAAGCTCAAACAGCACGCTAATCATCAAAAGGCATCAGACCTGATCAAAGACCTGATCCTGCAACATACTGAGGGTCACAGCAAGCGCTATCTTTTCCTTAACCCGATGGATAAGTGGCATTTACATTCTGAATTCGAAAATGGCCAGCCTGTAATCAGCCAAAGGCTTCAATTCATCTGGCTCTTTGGTGCCACAGCCATTTTTATTTTGGCGCTGGCCTGTATTAACTTTATGAACTTAAGTACTGCTGCTTCTGAAAAGAGAGCAAAAGAAATAGGAATAAGGAAAAGCCTCGGCTCTCAACGCTTACAGCTAATGAGTCTGTTCTTAATCGAAGCATTCCTGCTGTCATTTTTAAGTTTTTTAATAGCCACAGCCATTGCAGTACTTGTCCTCCCCTGGTTTAACAACATTGCTTCCAAAGAAATAGCATTCCCTTCAACCAACCTATGGTTTTGGTTTATCGGGTTCACCATTTCGCTGATCACCGGCATGCTGTCCGGCAGTTACCCTGCGTTTTACCTCTCAGCGCTCAACCCCGTTAAGTCACTAAAAGGTGGTTTCAGCTCCGGTAAAAAGGGAGCTTTGCTTCGAAAAACACTGGTGATATTTCAGTTCACTATTTCCATACTGCTCGTCAGTGGAACCTTTGTAGTGTATCAACAGGTACAACATGCAAAAAACCGCCCAACGGGATATTCAAAGGCCAACCTATTGGTAATTCCTAAAAGGTCCGGGGAAATCTATGGAAAATACGAAACGCTCAGCAATGCGCTGAAGAAATCAGGAGCTGTAATGGAAGTTGGCGAAGCGAATTACCCCATCACCAACACTTTAGGCAACAACAATGGTTTTGATTGGGAGGGAAAAGCCCCATCGTTTGACCCCTCTTTTAATACCATACTTGTAAATTATGATTATGGCAAAACCATTGGTTGGGAAGTGTCCGAAGGACGGGATTTTGATAAAAATCTTACCACTGATGTTTCCAGGTCCGTAATCATTACAGAATCGACCAAAAAGCTTATGGGACTGGAAAACGCGGTTGGGTCGGAAATACATTTCTCCAAAGATTATTTTGGCAGCAATAAATTCACGATTGTAGGTGTGGTCAGGGATATGATCAAAGGTGATCCCTTTCAGGCACCAAGACCAGCTATCATGTTCCTGTCCAACAATGAATTGCCTTATATGTTTGTCCGGCTTAATCCTGACCTGACTGTTGCGGAAGCATTGACAAGGCTGGAGTCGGTAATCAAAGATATTGTTCCATCTGCACCGTTTAATTACAGTTTCGTGGATATGGAATACAATGCCAAGTTCCGTGCAGAAGAGCGGGCAGGTCAGCTGGTTTCCATTTTTGCCGTCCTGGCCATCTTTATCAGTTGCCTTGGCATGTTTGGATTGGTCTCTTTCATCACTGAGAAACGAACCAAGGAAATAGGTATCAGAAAAGTATTGGGAGCACCAATAGTTAGTCTCTGGAGGATGCTTTCTTTAAATTTCATCTATCCGGTGGTTGTCGCATGCCTTATTGCAACGCCAATTGCTTATTATCTGCTCAACAACTGGCTGCATGCCTATGACTATAAAATTGAAATGTCCTGGTGGGTATTCGGTCTTGCCGGCCTTGCAGCTATTACGGTAACTATGGTCACTGTAAGCTATCGTACAATTAAAGCGGCTTTACTTAATCCTGTAAAAAATCTGCAGTCAGAATAA
- a CDS encoding ABC transporter permease, protein MPPKHKTVPPKLACRLLLWFLKEELAEEVLGDLEEKFYHTAAQRSVLRAKVNYWYQVFKYLRPFAMKKNRSNSKLFIMVQHNFKLSYRTFIRYKSSFLINLAGLSSGLACTLLIFLWIADELAMDKFHEKDEQLYQVYLNHEENGSVRTAPPTPGILAEALANEVPEVVTAVEDTDMDWFGNNFALSAGKEKIKAKGKFSGKDYLNLFSFKLRSGDPEQVLDDKSSIVMTESLALKLFGSLDVIGKSVDWNLLHFKGQAKVSGILYDLSDNSTDQFDFILPFAIFKDNLDSDGMHWGNFNSYTYAELSKGADVKQLNKKLANFIKQKDEGSNVTAFVTKFSDIYLHGNYQNGVLTGGRITYVTLFSVIGIFILLIACINFMNLTTARASRRLKEIGVKKTLGAKRGGLFSQFMGEAIIMSVTALIIALVLVYMVIPQFNELTGKSISLQLTWKLVGIISGITLITGILAGSYPAIYLSGFRPINILKGKLNASFGEVWIRKGLVVFQFALSIIMIVSVLVVYQQIDFAQTKNLGYDRTNVLKVPIEGKAVENIPVFLNELKQVPGVIEASCTSHSIVSSGSFTTGVSWPGKILIKLSALNRHVCIMGFWRLLASNWPWGGASLIMSIQKNQRSYLMKQP, encoded by the coding sequence ATGCCACCGAAGCACAAAACAGTCCCTCCAAAGCTTGCCTGCCGCTTACTACTCTGGTTCCTGAAAGAGGAACTTGCCGAGGAAGTGCTGGGCGACCTGGAGGAGAAATTTTATCACACTGCAGCGCAAAGGTCAGTGCTGCGGGCCAAGGTCAATTATTGGTACCAGGTATTTAAGTACCTAAGACCATTTGCTATGAAAAAAAACAGGTCAAACTCAAAACTATTTATTATGGTACAACACAACTTTAAACTTAGTTACCGGACTTTTATCAGATATAAGAGTTCATTTTTAATCAATTTAGCCGGCTTATCCAGCGGACTGGCTTGTACACTGCTAATCTTTCTCTGGATAGCCGACGAGCTTGCCATGGACAAATTCCATGAAAAAGATGAGCAGCTTTATCAGGTTTATCTAAACCATGAAGAGAATGGTTCCGTAAGGACTGCCCCTCCCACCCCGGGAATACTGGCAGAAGCACTGGCTAACGAGGTGCCGGAAGTAGTTACAGCCGTAGAGGATACTGATATGGACTGGTTTGGCAATAATTTTGCACTATCCGCCGGTAAGGAAAAGATCAAAGCCAAAGGAAAATTTTCAGGCAAAGATTACCTCAACCTCTTCAGCTTTAAGCTCAGATCTGGTGATCCTGAACAGGTGTTGGATGACAAAAGCTCAATAGTGATGACCGAATCGCTGGCGCTAAAGCTGTTCGGCTCTTTAGATGTCATAGGCAAATCCGTAGACTGGAACCTATTGCACTTTAAAGGTCAGGCAAAAGTTTCAGGCATACTATACGATCTATCCGATAATTCAACGGACCAATTCGATTTCATTCTTCCATTTGCCATCTTCAAAGATAACCTGGATAGTGACGGTATGCACTGGGGAAATTTCAACAGCTATACCTATGCAGAACTGTCCAAAGGGGCTGATGTAAAGCAGTTGAATAAAAAGCTGGCAAACTTCATTAAGCAGAAAGACGAAGGAAGTAATGTAACGGCTTTCGTGACAAAATTTTCTGACATTTATCTGCATGGCAATTATCAAAATGGCGTCCTCACAGGCGGCAGGATCACTTATGTAACGTTGTTTTCTGTTATCGGTATTTTCATACTTTTGATCGCTTGTATCAATTTTATGAATTTGACCACCGCCCGAGCATCCAGAAGGCTTAAAGAAATTGGGGTCAAAAAAACGCTTGGGGCAAAAAGAGGCGGACTATTTAGTCAGTTTATGGGTGAGGCCATCATCATGTCTGTAACAGCATTGATCATTGCCCTGGTCCTGGTTTACATGGTCATTCCTCAATTCAACGAACTGACAGGCAAATCCATTTCCCTCCAGCTTACCTGGAAGCTTGTTGGTATTATATCAGGCATTACACTTATCACGGGGATATTGGCAGGGAGCTATCCGGCTATCTATCTTTCCGGATTTAGGCCCATCAATATTTTAAAAGGCAAACTCAATGCTTCTTTCGGAGAGGTATGGATCAGAAAGGGACTGGTGGTGTTCCAGTTTGCATTATCCATAATCATGATCGTAAGTGTGCTGGTAGTGTACCAGCAAATCGACTTTGCACAGACCAAAAATCTGGGATATGACAGGACTAACGTACTTAAAGTGCCTATAGAAGGCAAGGCCGTTGAAAACATACCCGTTTTTTTGAATGAGCTTAAGCAGGTCCCGGGCGTAATCGAAGCTTCCTGCACTTCCCATTCCATTGTCTCCAGTGGGTCATTCACTACCGGTGTGAGCTGGCCGGGAAAGATCCTGATCAAATTATCCGCTTTGAACAGGCACGTGTGTATCATGGGTTTCTGGAGACTCTTGGCATCCAACTGGCCATGGGGAGGAGCTTCTCTGATCATGTCGATTCAGAAAAATCAAAGATCATATTTAATGAAACAGCCATAG
- a CDS encoding ABC transporter permease, with product MGIESPIGTTVIMWGEEKEIIGVVEDFHYSSLHSMVEPMLFHFDTGFLQNVFIKIDSKQIGETISAIESFYNKFNSGYTLEYEFLDQNYQAQYVAEQRISTLSRFFAGVAIIISCLGLFGLAAFTAERRQKEIGVRKVLGASSFRIIALLSNDFTKMVLASIVIALPVSYMLAENWLSDFAYHVQLKWWLFGLAALSSLVIAWLTVGIQTIKAALTNPVECLKDE from the coding sequence ATGGGAATTGAGAGCCCTATTGGTACAACGGTTATTATGTGGGGCGAAGAAAAAGAAATAATCGGCGTGGTTGAAGATTTTCACTATTCCTCATTGCATAGTATGGTAGAGCCCATGCTATTCCATTTTGATACAGGATTTCTCCAGAATGTTTTCATAAAAATTGATAGTAAGCAGATAGGCGAAACCATCTCTGCTATCGAATCTTTCTACAACAAATTTAACTCCGGTTATACTCTGGAATATGAATTTCTCGACCAGAATTATCAGGCACAATACGTTGCTGAGCAGAGAATCTCCACTTTATCAAGGTTCTTTGCAGGAGTTGCTATCATTATATCGTGTCTCGGTTTATTTGGTCTGGCAGCATTTACAGCAGAAAGGAGGCAAAAAGAAATCGGGGTGAGAAAAGTACTGGGCGCCAGTAGCTTCAGGATCATTGCCTTATTGTCAAACGACTTTACCAAGATGGTGCTTGCATCAATAGTTATAGCTTTACCAGTGAGTTACATGCTGGCCGAAAACTGGCTGAGTGATTTTGCCTATCACGTCCAGTTAAAATGGTGGTTGTTCGGATTAGCTGCACTTTCATCATTGGTCATCGCCTGGCTTACCGTTGGCATCCAAACCATAAAAGCAGCACTTACTAATCCAGTTGAGTGTCTTAAAGATGAATAG
- a CDS encoding PadR family transcriptional regulator — protein MSKHHLGEFEEIVMLTVAILADEAYGVAIIDEMETRLNRKVSIGALQTVLRRLEKKGYLSSQFGEATNMRGGKRKRYFSLTAYGKNVLTEVKEQRLSLWEAIPNFSLNK, from the coding sequence ATGAGCAAACATCATCTCGGGGAATTTGAAGAAATCGTAATGTTGACGGTGGCCATTTTGGCTGATGAAGCCTATGGAGTGGCTATTATTGACGAAATGGAAACCCGATTGAATCGAAAGGTGAGTATAGGCGCTTTGCAAACGGTATTGAGGCGTCTTGAGAAAAAGGGATACTTGTCTTCACAATTTGGGGAAGCCACTAATATGCGGGGCGGGAAGCGCAAACGCTATTTTTCGTTGACTGCTTATGGCAAAAATGTACTGACCGAAGTTAAAGAGCAGCGACTTAGCCTTTGGGAAGCTATTCCTAATTTTTCCTTAAACAAATGA
- a CDS encoding ABC transporter permease translates to MMNQTDNPTPPHWPSRFLRWYCHPDYLEDIEGDLIERFEADTVVKGSKTARWNFTKDVARLFRPGIIRPLSGSDQLNQYGMFKNYIKVGVRNILRQKAFSVINIAGLAIGIACCLLILLYVNDELSYDRYNKNFDRIYRILHTYRNAENPGSLPPPSPEDFQVWGSAPVGPALQAEFPEIEGYFRFTSPSQLLFQYGSKRFQEDNMVFADSSAFQVFSWNLISGNPKTALKEPNSIVLTLSTAMKYFGYEDPMGKTINIDQTETFIVTGVMEDVPSNTHFTFDGLISMTTFQNWRPEIFDSWGYVDFYTYFLLKENTHIESLESKIPGFIEHNGPDWYKSDNTIAFEPLSAAYLHSRAARQPGTTGSYTNIYIFSFIAGFILLIACINFMNLSTARSMERAKEIGVRKAIGAQRYSLMAQFLLESIMLTWLAALLAVVLAAFVLPFTRELSGKALYFSDLLSWQFISIFTGSVIFVGLFAGSYPAWVLAKFKSSQVLKGRFKSSSGGILLRKALVVFQFALSMSLIVGTVVVFSQLRLLRTLDMGFAKDQMLVIDFGWDARIQEQVESIKTELGKHPKVNKVSASRAVPGAFLPNAGTSIESASGEMIVHNPGIYEIDPDFVPTYEIETVAGRAFSDAFPSDTTKALLINEAAARLYGYSDMEDVIGKKFSQWGREGTVVGVVKDFNYKSLHDKVEPLSIRYAPSNSLRRFSLKIAPEGMAATLADLEQLWSQLVPHRPFIYSFLDDSFNRQYEADVLFGNIFTVFSGLAILIACLGLFGLTTYTTALKTKEIGIRKVLGASLFSIVTLLSKDYIRLFFVAVLIGIPVSWFAMNSWLNGFAYKMEIGPGVFIVAAVVCVLIALSTISWQSIHSALRNPVDSLKDE, encoded by the coding sequence ATGATGAATCAAACTGATAACCCAACTCCTCCACATTGGCCGAGTCGCTTTTTGCGCTGGTACTGCCACCCAGACTACCTGGAAGATATCGAAGGCGATCTGATCGAAAGGTTTGAGGCTGACACCGTGGTAAAGGGCTCAAAAACGGCACGATGGAACTTTACCAAAGATGTAGCCCGACTCTTCAGGCCAGGCATCATCCGTCCATTATCCGGAAGTGATCAACTAAACCAGTACGGCATGTTTAAAAATTATATCAAAGTAGGCGTAAGAAATATACTGAGGCAAAAAGCCTTTTCTGTAATAAACATTGCCGGCCTGGCAATAGGCATAGCTTGCTGCCTGCTCATTTTACTTTATGTTAACGATGAGCTGTCTTATGACCGCTACAATAAAAATTTTGACCGTATTTACAGAATATTGCATACCTATAGAAATGCTGAAAATCCCGGCAGCCTGCCTCCTCCTTCGCCGGAAGACTTCCAGGTCTGGGGCAGCGCACCTGTAGGCCCTGCATTGCAGGCTGAGTTTCCTGAAATAGAAGGTTATTTCCGTTTTACGAGCCCCTCTCAATTACTCTTTCAGTATGGCAGTAAAAGATTTCAAGAGGACAATATGGTTTTTGCGGACTCTTCTGCTTTTCAAGTTTTTAGCTGGAACCTCATTTCCGGAAATCCAAAAACGGCTTTGAAGGAACCCAATAGCATTGTGCTTACACTAAGCACGGCTATGAAGTATTTCGGCTATGAAGACCCAATGGGCAAGACCATTAACATAGACCAAACCGAGACCTTTATAGTTACAGGGGTTATGGAAGATGTGCCGTCCAACACTCATTTCACTTTTGACGGGTTGATCTCCATGACAACATTTCAAAACTGGAGACCCGAGATATTTGACTCGTGGGGATATGTAGATTTTTATACTTATTTCCTTCTTAAGGAGAACACCCACATCGAATCCCTGGAGAGTAAAATACCTGGTTTTATTGAGCACAATGGCCCGGATTGGTACAAGTCAGATAATACGATTGCTTTTGAGCCGTTGTCTGCTGCCTATCTTCACTCCAGGGCTGCAAGGCAGCCGGGAACAACAGGAAGCTATACCAACATTTATATCTTTTCATTTATAGCTGGTTTTATTCTGCTTATCGCCTGCATCAATTTCATGAATCTTTCTACCGCGCGTTCCATGGAAAGGGCAAAGGAAATTGGTGTAAGGAAGGCAATTGGAGCACAAAGATATTCACTCATGGCCCAATTCCTTTTAGAATCAATCATGCTGACCTGGCTGGCCGCCCTGCTTGCAGTGGTATTAGCTGCATTTGTACTACCATTCACCAGAGAACTATCTGGCAAAGCATTATACTTCTCCGATCTGCTTTCCTGGCAGTTTATATCCATATTTACCGGATCGGTGATTTTTGTTGGCTTATTTGCAGGTAGTTACCCTGCCTGGGTACTTGCTAAATTCAAATCCAGCCAGGTGTTAAAAGGCAGATTCAAATCTTCATCCGGAGGCATTTTATTAAGAAAAGCACTGGTAGTATTTCAATTTGCACTTTCTATGTCTCTCATCGTCGGCACGGTTGTAGTTTTCTCTCAGCTCAGACTTCTTCGTACACTCGACATGGGTTTTGCTAAAGATCAAATGCTGGTTATTGATTTCGGGTGGGATGCCCGGATTCAGGAGCAGGTGGAATCTATTAAAACAGAACTGGGCAAACACCCAAAAGTAAATAAGGTCAGTGCATCCAGAGCTGTTCCCGGTGCCTTCCTCCCCAATGCCGGTACAAGCATAGAGTCAGCGAGTGGGGAAATGATAGTGCACAATCCTGGTATCTATGAAATAGACCCGGATTTTGTTCCTACCTATGAGATAGAAACAGTCGCTGGCAGAGCTTTTTCCGATGCTTTTCCATCAGATACCACAAAAGCACTGCTCATCAATGAAGCTGCAGCCAGATTGTATGGATATTCAGACATGGAGGATGTAATCGGCAAAAAATTCTCTCAGTGGGGACGTGAAGGTACTGTTGTAGGTGTGGTAAAGGACTTCAATTACAAATCACTTCACGATAAAGTAGAGCCGCTTTCTATTCGTTATGCGCCTTCAAATTCACTGCGACGATTTTCTTTAAAAATAGCACCGGAAGGAATGGCCGCAACGCTTGCCGATTTGGAACAACTTTGGTCGCAACTGGTTCCTCACCGTCCGTTTATTTACAGCTTCCTGGATGACAGCTTCAACCGACAATACGAGGCAGATGTTCTGTTCGGAAATATTTTTACGGTGTTCTCAGGCCTTGCCATCCTGATTGCCTGCCTGGGTTTATTTGGCCTTACCACCTATACTACAGCCCTAAAAACCAAGGAGATCGGCATCAGAAAAGTTCTGGGTGCATCATTGTTCAGCATAGTTACCCTTTTATCAAAAGATTACATCAGACTCTTCTTTGTGGCTGTGCTTATTGGTATTCCGGTTTCCTGGTTTGCAATGAACAGCTGGCTCAATGGCTTTGCTTATAAGATGGAAATTGGTCCGGGAGTATTTATTGTGGCTGCCGTCGTATGTGTATTGATAGCTCTGAGTACTATTAGCTGGCAGTCAATACACTCTGCTCTAAGAAACCCTGTCGATTCATTGAAAGATGAATAG